The following coding sequences lie in one Arachis ipaensis cultivar K30076 chromosome B05, Araip1.1, whole genome shotgun sequence genomic window:
- the LOC107642055 gene encoding uncharacterized protein At4g15970 isoform X1: MKTTVDSNNGLVARGGHSNLLVRRPMQIFIFFVGLVLALMFLCNYTSPFGIPILSEYFITPSTTARLYEKNETVLESVLRKASMKDKTVIITNLNDAWAEPGSIFDVFLESFRIGNETQHFLNHLVVINWDQKAHARCQAIHPHCYQIESKSENFTASEAYFMSKDYLHIVWRKIDFLSTVLELGYSFVFTDTDIMWLRNPFKQFYGDADFQSSCDDFNGNSTDLNNAPNTGFSYVKSNERSIWLYKFWFNSSRIYRRMHDQNAFNMIKMHPNISAMNVKIRFLSTTYFGGFCQPSKDFNQVCTMHANCCKGLQNKIDDLKILLDDWRNYTALPENQKQHYSHHSWSVPKHCR, from the exons ATGAAGACAACTGTTGACTCTAATAATGGTTTGGTTGCAAGAGGTGGTCATAGTAACTTGTTGGTGAGAAGGCCCATGCAAATCTTCATCTTCTTTGTTGGTCTTGTTTTGGCGTTGATGTTCTTATGCAACTATACTTCTCCCTTTGGAATTCCTATTCTCTCAGAATACTTCATCACTCCCTCAACAACGGCAAGGCTCTAT GAAAAGAACGAGACGGTGCTAGAGAGTGTTCTAAGAAAAGCATCAATGAAGGATAAGACAGTTATAATAACAAATTTGAATGATGCATGGGCAGAACCAGGTTCAATATTTGATGTGTTCCTAGAGAGTTTTCGAATTGGGAACGAGACACAACACTTCTTAAATCATTTGGTGGTAATTAATTGGGACCAAAAGGCACATGCACGTTGCCAAGCCATACACCCACATTGTTATCAAATTGAATCAAAGAGTGAGAATTTCACAGCAAGCGAAGCATATTTTATGTCAAAAGATTACCTCCACATTGTGTGGAGAAAGATTGATTTTCTTTCCACTGTTCTTGAACTCGGCTACAGCTTTGTCTTTACG GATACAGATATAATGTGGCTAAGGAACCCGTTCAAACAATTTTATGGAGATGCAGATTTCCAAAGTTCTTGCGACGATTTCAATGGAAACTCGACGGACCTAAACAACGCTCCAAACACAGGCTTCAGCTATGTGAAGTCTAATGAGAGAAGCATTTGGCTCTACAAGTTCTGGTTCAACTCAAGCAGAATATACCGAAGAATGCATGATCAAAATGCGTTTAACATGATCAAGATGCACCCTAACATTTCCGCCATGAATGTGAAGATTAGGTTCCTAAGCACAACATATTTTGGAGGGTTTTGCCAACCTAGCAAGGACTTCAACCAAGTGTGCACAATGCATGCCAATTGTTGCAAAGGGTTGCAGAATAAAATCGATGATCTTAAAATCTTGCTTGATGATTGGAGAAATTATACGGCATTGCCAGAGAATCAGAAACAGCACTACTCACATCATTCTTGGAGTGTCCCAAAACATTGCAG GTGA
- the LOC107642055 gene encoding uncharacterized protein At4g15970 isoform X2, whose protein sequence is MKTTVDSNNGLVARGGHSNLLVRRPMQIFIFFVGLVLALMFLCNYTSPFGIPILSEYFITPSTTEKNETVLESVLRKASMKDKTVIITNLNDAWAEPGSIFDVFLESFRIGNETQHFLNHLVVINWDQKAHARCQAIHPHCYQIESKSENFTASEAYFMSKDYLHIVWRKIDFLSTVLELGYSFVFTDTDIMWLRNPFKQFYGDADFQSSCDDFNGNSTDLNNAPNTGFSYVKSNERSIWLYKFWFNSSRIYRRMHDQNAFNMIKMHPNISAMNVKIRFLSTTYFGGFCQPSKDFNQVCTMHANCCKGLQNKIDDLKILLDDWRNYTALPENQKQHYSHHSWSVPKHCR, encoded by the exons ATGAAGACAACTGTTGACTCTAATAATGGTTTGGTTGCAAGAGGTGGTCATAGTAACTTGTTGGTGAGAAGGCCCATGCAAATCTTCATCTTCTTTGTTGGTCTTGTTTTGGCGTTGATGTTCTTATGCAACTATACTTCTCCCTTTGGAATTCCTATTCTCTCAGAATACTTCATCACTCCCTCAACAACG GAAAAGAACGAGACGGTGCTAGAGAGTGTTCTAAGAAAAGCATCAATGAAGGATAAGACAGTTATAATAACAAATTTGAATGATGCATGGGCAGAACCAGGTTCAATATTTGATGTGTTCCTAGAGAGTTTTCGAATTGGGAACGAGACACAACACTTCTTAAATCATTTGGTGGTAATTAATTGGGACCAAAAGGCACATGCACGTTGCCAAGCCATACACCCACATTGTTATCAAATTGAATCAAAGAGTGAGAATTTCACAGCAAGCGAAGCATATTTTATGTCAAAAGATTACCTCCACATTGTGTGGAGAAAGATTGATTTTCTTTCCACTGTTCTTGAACTCGGCTACAGCTTTGTCTTTACG GATACAGATATAATGTGGCTAAGGAACCCGTTCAAACAATTTTATGGAGATGCAGATTTCCAAAGTTCTTGCGACGATTTCAATGGAAACTCGACGGACCTAAACAACGCTCCAAACACAGGCTTCAGCTATGTGAAGTCTAATGAGAGAAGCATTTGGCTCTACAAGTTCTGGTTCAACTCAAGCAGAATATACCGAAGAATGCATGATCAAAATGCGTTTAACATGATCAAGATGCACCCTAACATTTCCGCCATGAATGTGAAGATTAGGTTCCTAAGCACAACATATTTTGGAGGGTTTTGCCAACCTAGCAAGGACTTCAACCAAGTGTGCACAATGCATGCCAATTGTTGCAAAGGGTTGCAGAATAAAATCGATGATCTTAAAATCTTGCTTGATGATTGGAGAAATTATACGGCATTGCCAGAGAATCAGAAACAGCACTACTCACATCATTCTTGGAGTGTCCCAAAACATTGCAG GTGA
- the LOC107641056 gene encoding uncharacterized protein LOC107641056 → MDECYDYLYDVNAKQLTWNFKVYVVRLWESPSKFNEKEVGSIEMILQDIKGDRIRASIPNPVLKKWLGNIQEFCMYMMSNFIVVDNKIKSRVTSVKWVLTFSHWTIVSPVENPSYFLEAFQLKTISELLNAEKLENTELFDFDYTQCVFFLDMIAEVVGKEDPRELVTNNGKEIRRLTVILEDLEGNKIGYTLFGETVDHLFPHLEDVIVVKTKPRGRIKFNDRTEGQEPYQIDDLTPTKMMADTGEPITLRSAIMNDDIIDLGIDADTLPPEDDDLQ, encoded by the exons ATGGATGAATGTTATGATTACCTATATGATGTCAATGCAAAACAATTAACCTGGAATTTCAAGGTATACGTAGTAAGACTCTGGGAGAGTCCTAGTAAATTCAACGAGAAAGAAGTGGGATCAATTGAGATGATTCTTCAGGATATTAAG GGTGATAGGATTCGTGCTTCAATTCCTAACCcggttttgaaaaagtggttgggTAACATCCAAGAGTTCTGCATGTATATGATGAGTAACTTCATAGTTGTTGATAACAAGATAAAGTCCAGGGTAACTTCAGTAAAGTGGGTCCTCACTTTCTCCCATTGGACCATTGTAAGTCCAGTCGAAAATCCAAGCTATTTTCTTGAAGCATTTCAATTGAAGACTATTTCTGAGTTACTAAATGCTGAAAAGCTTGAAAATACCGAACTGTTCG ATTTTGACTATACTCAATGTGTTTTCTTTCTAGACATGATTGCAGAGGTTGTTGGAAAAGAGGATCCACGAGAGTTGGTTACCAACAACGGAAAAGAAATAAGACGACTGACAGTTATTTTGGAAGATTTAGA GGGCAACAAGATTGGTTATACTCTATTCGGAGAAACGGTTGATCACCTCTTTCCACACCTAGAAGAT GTGATTGTAGTTAAAACTAAGCCAAGAGGCCGCATCAAGTTTAATGATAGGACAGAGGGTCAGGAACCTTACCAGATTGACGACCTAACTCCTACGAAAATGATGGCTGATACCGGTGAGCCAATCACTCTTAGGTCTGCTATTATGAATGATGACATCATTGACCTTGGAATAGATGCCGACACACTTCCACCAGAGGACGACGATCTTCAATAA